Proteins encoded by one window of Littorina saxatilis isolate snail1 unplaced genomic scaffold, US_GU_Lsax_2.0 scaffold_462, whole genome shotgun sequence:
- the LOC138954611 gene encoding regucalcin-like isoform X1, translating to MSQPKVDVAIKNACGSVGEGPHWDDASQTLLYVDIKNLDVHRYNPATGEDQVRHLKDTVSLVVPRRAGGYVVGLGRRLSLLEWDTGMVSTIQEVELDSGSRFNDGKCDPKGRLWAGTMGPEVGNAKVEPEAGALYCLDVDRSIEKKVSKVHISNGLAWTDDNKTFYFIDSIPRKVFAYDFDLETGAISNKRTAVEFPPDTLDTYGVPDGMTIDTDGNLWVACYNAGAVYKFDPETGKTLQKIDIPARQTTSVCWGGKNLDELYVTCARVYMSEEEFKTKWPLAGSVFKVTGTGSKGRPAYMYEG from the exons ATGTCTCAGCCCAAAGTGGATGTGGCGATAAAGAACGCGTGTGGCAGTGTTGGGGAGGGACCTCACTGGGACGACGCCTCCCAGACTCTGCTTTACGTGGACATCAAGAACCTGGATGTGCACCGTTACAACCCTGCCACTGGGGAAGACCAAGTCAGGCACCTCA AGGACACGGTGAGCCTGGTGGTGCCGCGCCGTGCAGGGGGCTACGTGGTTGGTCTGGGACGCCGTCTGTCGCTATTGGAGTGGGACACGGGCATGGTCAGCACCATACAGGAGGTGGAACTGGACTCTGGTTCCCGCTTTAACGACGGAAAATGTGACCCGAAGGGACGGCTGTGGGCAG GTACGATGGGGCCAGAGGTGGGCAACGCCAAGGTAGAGCCCGAGGCAGGTGCACTGTACTGTCTGGACGTGGACCGCTCCATCGAGAAGAAGGTCAGCAAGGTCCACATCTCCAACGGTCTGGCGTGGACCGACGACAACAAGACTTTCTACTTCATCGACTCCATCCCCAGAAAAGTCTTCGCCTACGACTTCGACCTAGAGACTGGGGCTATCA GCAACAAGCGTACAGCAGTCGAGTTCCCACCGGACACTCTGGACACGTATGGCGTGCCGGACGGAATGACCATCGACACGGACGGAAACCTCTGGGTGGCCTGTTACAACGCAGGGGCCGTTTACAAGTTTGACCCCGAAACGG GTAAAACCCTCCAGAAGATCGACATCCCGGCCAGGCAGACGACATCTGTGTGCTGGGGCGGGAAAAACCTTGATGAGCTTTACGTGACCTGCGCCAGAGTGTACATGTCAGAAGAAGAGTTCAAAACAAAATGGCCGCTGGCGGGGTCGGTGTTCAAGGTCACCGGAACAGGTTCCAAAGGTCGCCCCGCGTACATGTACGAGGGTTAG